In Rhodoferax koreense, a genomic segment contains:
- a CDS encoding cobyric acid synthase produces the protein MSAVCVMVLGTTSGAGKSWLTTALCRWYARQGLRVAPFKAQNMSNNARVVAFEDGGEGFAAGPSQGEAQPPRGAGSATQWANVGAEIGSAQYFQALAARVPPTVRMNPLLLKPERDTHSQVVLLGRVSAELTGMAWRERSAQVWPTIAASLDALIAEHDVVVIEGAGSPAEINLHASDIVNMRVALHARARCLLVSDIDRGGAFAHLYGTWALLPQEERALIRGFVLNKFRGDAALLAPAPQMLQDLTGVPTVATLPMWWQHGLPEEDGVFDDRTAGHGGAALHTSVAVVAYPRISNLDEFQPLKNVPGVALKWVRSPAELAGADWVVLPGSKHTSGDLAWLRAQGLDRAICAHAARGGAVLGVCGGLQMLGEAMIDTHGIDGNAPGLGLLPLVTQFEREKTVRRTEARFEVDLAQMAPGSPWARLAGVRVAGYEIHHGQTQQHAAMARAGDVAVAAMPDGLAWRNAAGNVLGLYLHGLFEDPAALQALFGRQVPTLDAVFDGLADYVERHFAPGVLQALIA, from the coding sequence ATGAGCGCGGTCTGCGTGATGGTGCTGGGCACGACCAGCGGCGCGGGCAAAAGCTGGCTCACTACGGCGCTGTGCCGCTGGTACGCGCGCCAGGGCCTGCGCGTGGCGCCGTTCAAGGCGCAGAACATGAGCAACAACGCCAGGGTCGTGGCCTTTGAAGATGGCGGCGAAGGTTTCGCCGCCGGGCCGTCCCAAGGCGAAGCGCAGCCCCCTCGGGGGGCAGGAAGCGCAACGCAGTGGGCGAACGTGGGGGCGGAAATCGGCAGCGCCCAATATTTCCAGGCCCTGGCCGCACGGGTGCCGCCCACGGTGCGGATGAATCCGCTGTTGCTCAAGCCCGAGCGCGATACGCACAGCCAGGTGGTGCTGCTGGGCCGGGTCAGCGCCGAGCTCACGGGCATGGCCTGGCGCGAACGCAGCGCCCAGGTGTGGCCGACGATCGCGGCATCGCTCGACGCACTGATCGCCGAGCACGACGTGGTGGTGATCGAGGGCGCGGGTTCACCGGCCGAGATCAACCTGCATGCGAGCGACATCGTCAACATGCGCGTGGCCTTGCATGCCCGGGCGCGGTGCCTGCTGGTCAGCGACATCGACCGCGGCGGCGCCTTCGCGCACCTGTATGGCACCTGGGCGTTGCTGCCGCAGGAGGAGCGTGCGCTGATCCGCGGCTTCGTGCTCAACAAGTTCCGCGGCGATGCGGCGCTGCTCGCCCCTGCACCGCAGATGCTGCAGGACCTGACGGGCGTGCCCACGGTCGCCACGCTGCCGATGTGGTGGCAGCATGGCCTGCCCGAGGAAGATGGCGTCTTCGACGATCGCACGGCCGGCCACGGCGGTGCCGCGCTGCACACCAGCGTGGCTGTGGTCGCCTACCCGCGCATCAGCAACCTCGACGAATTCCAGCCCTTGAAGAACGTCCCCGGCGTGGCGCTGAAATGGGTGCGCAGTCCGGCCGAGCTGGCCGGTGCCGATTGGGTGGTGCTACCCGGCTCGAAACACACGAGCGGCGACCTGGCCTGGCTGCGCGCGCAGGGGCTGGACCGCGCCATCTGTGCGCATGCCGCCCGGGGCGGCGCGGTACTCGGCGTCTGCGGCGGCCTGCAGATGCTGGGCGAGGCCATGATCGACACGCACGGCATCGACGGCAATGCGCCCGGCCTGGGCCTGCTGCCTCTGGTCACGCAGTTCGAACGCGAGAAGACCGTGCGGCGCACAGAGGCCCGCTTCGAGGTCGACCTGGCGCAGATGGCACCCGGGTCCCCCTGGGCCAGGCTGGCCGGTGTCCGTGTGGCCGGTTATGAGATTCACCACGGCCAGACGCAGCAGCACGCGGCGATGGCCAGGGCCGGCGACGTGGCGGTGGCCGCCATGCCAGATGGCCTGGCCTGGCGTAATGCGGCCGGCAATGTGCTGGGGCTGTACCTGCACGGCCTGTTCGAAGATCCGGCCGCGCTGCAGGCGCTGTTCGGTCGGCAGGTGCCGACGCTGGACGCCGTGTTCGACGGCCTGGCCGACTATGTGGAGCGGCACTTCGCGCCGGGTGTGCTCCAGGCGCTGATCGCCTAG
- a CDS encoding ABC transporter ATP-binding protein, translating to MNTSDLKLLADNIHKRFGANEVLKGVSLQAHAGDVISIIGSSGSGKSTFLRCLNLLEKPNQGRIVVAGEELQLTPGKNGELVPVDARQLQRLRTKLAMVFQHFNLWAHMTVLQNIIEAPMHVLGIGREEAVARARKYLALVDLKQKEDAYPAHMSGGQQQRVAIARALAMEPEVMLFDEPTSALDPELVSEVLKVMRTLALEGRTMVVVTHEMGFAREVANHLIFLHKGLIEEQGVPAEVLSRPKSERLGQFLSGNLK from the coding sequence ATGAACACCTCCGACCTGAAACTGCTCGCGGACAACATCCACAAACGCTTCGGCGCCAACGAGGTGCTCAAGGGCGTGTCGCTGCAGGCCCATGCGGGCGACGTGATCAGCATCATCGGCAGCTCGGGCTCGGGCAAGAGCACCTTCCTGCGCTGCCTGAACCTGCTCGAAAAGCCCAACCAGGGCCGCATCGTCGTGGCTGGCGAGGAGCTGCAGCTCACGCCGGGCAAGAACGGTGAACTCGTGCCGGTCGATGCGCGCCAATTGCAGCGCCTGCGCACCAAGCTGGCCATGGTGTTCCAGCATTTCAACCTGTGGGCGCACATGACGGTGCTGCAGAACATCATCGAGGCGCCGATGCACGTGCTGGGCATTGGCCGCGAGGAAGCCGTCGCCCGCGCGCGCAAGTACCTGGCGCTGGTCGACCTGAAGCAGAAGGAAGACGCCTATCCCGCCCATATGAGCGGCGGCCAACAGCAGCGCGTGGCCATCGCCCGTGCGCTGGCCATGGAGCCCGAGGTGATGTTGTTCGACGAACCCACCAGTGCACTGGACCCGGAACTCGTCTCCGAGGTGCTGAAGGTGATGCGCACGCTGGCGCTCGAAGGCCGCACCATGGTGGTGGTCACCCACGAAATGGGTTTCGCCCGCGAGGTGGCCAACCACCTGATCTTCCTGCACAAGGGCCTGATCGAGGAACAAGGCGTGCCGGCCGAGGTGCTGTCGCGGCCCAAGAGCGAACGGCTGGGGCAGTTCCTCTCGGGCAACCTGAAGTAG
- a CDS encoding EAL domain-containing protein, which produces MQVVTQAPSAGIGFADAFEQLADAVVVLDAWHTVRFFNAAAERLWGLSRGEVLGRHARLLLPSALRQEDGCDLERLLVRNLALDIQRSDGTLRQVLFSMTRSGPPEAPHYTALVKDVTQARLKNHPMLQMARAIDASDNAIIVADPNGKVVAINGGVTRMLGFDLADMVGRRPDQILAGPHTDPHTLKLLRANLQSYVVARQGLGTELLIYTKASKPLWVSVTMNPVFDEAGQLVNVLGVLADITFTKMHEVLQNKVLAAMVREVPVRDVMTLLCREVERIAPEVIATVLAIDAENRVRPLAAPGLPEYVSQALDGVAIGPNAGSCGTAAWRGEAVAVTDIATDPLWTDYKALILPLGLKACWSSPIRSGSGQVMGTFAFYFRENRGPDAFHLRLVDVCVHLCALMLEREKVRTHIHKLVFFDTLTGLPNRATLHAKAERAIYEASRSGAPLALLHLDVDRFKQINDKHGHAVGDALLRELARRFKEIARETDTVGRLGSDEFALLLPHCSAQQAASVAERLCEAAREPVHALGAVLQAGASLGIAISPDDGSDVDTLMRHADTAMYQAKTSGRSGANGGENRGAKQGDRSGQRSSFRFFSAEMNRAAEERAMLEADLKLALRHNGLALHYQPQVDAAGQKLLGLEALLRWQHASLGAVPPTRFVALAEECGLIDELGLWVLGQACGQLADWRRRGVPIPGIAVNLSASNFQNAELPAHVARLLQQHGLAPRDLTLEMTESVMLAPDPAVLAGIHAIHAQGVHLSMDDFGTGYSSLSYLHRLPISELKLDRSFVQDLAHSETARALTTSVLRIGESLALNVVAEGVETEAQRRFLAERGCPALQGYLFARPLPAADLENWVFELSSR; this is translated from the coding sequence ATGCAGGTCGTCACCCAAGCTCCGTCCGCAGGCATCGGCTTCGCCGATGCATTCGAACAGTTGGCCGACGCGGTCGTCGTGCTGGACGCGTGGCACACCGTCCGCTTCTTCAACGCCGCCGCCGAACGCCTGTGGGGCCTGTCCCGTGGCGAAGTGCTGGGCCGCCACGCGCGGCTGCTGCTGCCATCCGCGCTGCGGCAGGAGGATGGCTGCGATCTGGAGCGGCTGCTCGTGCGGAACCTGGCGCTCGATATCCAGCGCAGCGACGGCACCCTGCGGCAGGTGCTGTTCTCGATGACGCGTTCCGGCCCGCCCGAAGCCCCGCACTACACCGCGCTGGTCAAGGACGTCACGCAAGCCCGACTGAAGAACCACCCCATGCTGCAGATGGCGCGAGCCATCGACGCCAGCGACAACGCCATCATCGTGGCTGACCCAAACGGCAAGGTGGTGGCCATCAACGGTGGCGTGACCCGCATGCTGGGCTTCGACCTGGCCGACATGGTCGGGCGGCGCCCGGACCAGATACTCGCCGGGCCCCATACCGATCCGCACACGCTGAAGCTGCTGCGGGCCAACCTGCAATCCTATGTCGTAGCGCGCCAGGGGCTGGGCACCGAGCTGCTGATCTACACCAAGGCGTCGAAGCCGCTGTGGGTATCGGTGACGATGAACCCGGTGTTCGACGAAGCCGGGCAGCTGGTCAACGTGCTCGGCGTGCTCGCCGACATCACCTTCACCAAGATGCACGAGGTGCTGCAGAACAAGGTGCTGGCGGCCATGGTGCGCGAGGTGCCGGTGCGCGACGTCATGACGCTGCTGTGCCGCGAAGTCGAACGCATCGCGCCGGAGGTGATCGCCACGGTGCTGGCCATCGACGCGGAAAACCGCGTACGCCCGCTGGCCGCTCCCGGCCTGCCCGAATACGTGTCCCAGGCGCTGGATGGTGTCGCCATCGGGCCGAATGCGGGCTCCTGCGGCACGGCGGCCTGGCGCGGCGAAGCGGTGGCCGTGACCGACATCGCCACCGACCCGCTGTGGACCGACTACAAGGCGCTGATCCTGCCGCTCGGCTTGAAGGCCTGCTGGTCGAGCCCGATCCGCAGCGGCAGCGGCCAGGTGATGGGCACCTTTGCCTTCTATTTCCGGGAAAACCGCGGCCCCGACGCCTTCCACCTGCGCCTGGTGGATGTATGCGTGCACCTGTGCGCGCTGATGCTGGAGCGCGAGAAGGTGCGCACCCACATCCACAAACTGGTGTTTTTCGATACGCTGACCGGCCTGCCCAACCGCGCCACCCTGCATGCCAAGGCCGAGCGCGCGATCTACGAGGCCTCGCGCAGCGGCGCACCGCTGGCCCTGCTGCACCTGGACGTGGACCGCTTCAAGCAGATCAACGACAAGCACGGCCATGCGGTGGGGGATGCGCTGCTGCGTGAACTGGCGCGCCGCTTCAAGGAAATCGCGCGCGAGACGGACACCGTCGGCCGGCTGGGCAGCGACGAATTCGCGTTGCTGCTGCCGCATTGCAGCGCGCAGCAGGCCGCCAGCGTGGCCGAGCGGCTGTGCGAGGCCGCGCGGGAGCCGGTGCATGCGCTCGGCGCCGTCCTGCAGGCCGGTGCCAGCCTGGGCATCGCCATCTCGCCCGATGACGGCAGCGACGTGGACACCCTGATGCGGCACGCCGACACGGCCATGTACCAGGCCAAGACCAGCGGCAGAAGCGGTGCGAACGGTGGCGAAAACCGTGGCGCCAAGCAGGGCGACAGGAGCGGGCAAAGGAGCAGCTTTCGCTTCTTCAGCGCCGAGATGAACCGCGCCGCGGAAGAACGCGCCATGCTCGAGGCCGACCTGAAACTTGCGCTTCGCCACAACGGCCTGGCCCTGCACTACCAGCCCCAAGTCGATGCGGCGGGCCAGAAACTCCTCGGCCTGGAGGCCTTGCTGCGGTGGCAACATGCCAGCCTCGGCGCGGTGCCACCGACCCGGTTCGTGGCGCTGGCCGAGGAATGCGGGCTGATCGACGAACTCGGCCTCTGGGTGCTCGGACAGGCCTGCGGCCAACTTGCCGACTGGCGCCGGCGCGGCGTGCCCATACCGGGCATCGCCGTCAACCTGTCGGCGAGCAATTTCCAGAACGCCGAACTGCCGGCCCACGTGGCGCGGCTGCTGCAACAGCATGGGCTCGCGCCCCGCGACCTCACGCTGGAGATGACCGAGAGCGTGATGCTGGCGCCGGACCCGGCTGTGCTGGCCGGCATCCATGCCATCCACGCCCAGGGCGTGCACCTTTCGATGGACGATTTCGGCACCGGCTATTCGAGCCTGAGCTACCTGCACCGCCTGCCGATCAGCGAACTCAAGCTGGACCGCAGCTTCGTCCAGGACCTGGCGCACAGCGAGACCGCGCGCGCGTTGACCACCTCGGTGCTGCGCATCGGCGAAAGCCTGGCCTTGAACGTGGTGGCCGAAGGCGTGGAGACCGAAGCCCAGCGCCGCTTCCTCGCCGAGCGCGGCTGCCCCGCGCTGCAAGGCTACCTGTTTGCCCGGCCGCTACCGGCGGCCGATCTCGAAAACTGGGTCTTCGAACTGTCATCACGGTGA
- a CDS encoding succinylglutamate desuccinylase/aspartoacylase family protein: MQRIDHPLLSQSLGSQKTLTSFHFGQAGAQPKVYLQASLHADEIPGMMAAHHLRALLEKADAAQQIQGEVVLVPVANPIGLAQQLDHKPMGRFELATSENFNRHYPDLCAAVLPKVRGKLGQDPAQNVTTVRQAVAEYLQAWQPKTELASLRKRLVSLSFDADVVLDLHCDFEAALHLYTETPCWPKIEPLARLLGAEAVLLAKNSGGLSFDEGLSGHWWQLAEALADELPEGALPQATASATIELRGEADVTHALGQKDALALFGYLQHLGVVQGPAPTMPALPCAATPLSGSQTVETPVPGIVVFTAAVGQRLAVGDTVAEVIDPINNTVHLARAEVAGVLYARIARRYVMAGEKLGNIAGSVPFRTGNLLSA, from the coding sequence ATGCAGCGCATCGATCACCCTCTTCTGAGCCAGAGCCTGGGCAGCCAGAAGACCCTCACCAGTTTCCACTTCGGCCAGGCTGGCGCCCAGCCCAAGGTCTACCTCCAGGCCAGCCTGCATGCCGACGAGATCCCCGGCATGATGGCCGCCCACCACTTGCGTGCCTTGCTCGAAAAGGCCGATGCCGCGCAGCAGATCCAGGGCGAGGTGGTGCTGGTGCCGGTGGCCAACCCGATCGGCCTGGCGCAGCAACTCGACCACAAGCCCATGGGCCGCTTCGAGCTGGCCACCTCGGAAAACTTCAACCGCCACTACCCCGACTTGTGTGCCGCAGTGCTCCCCAAGGTGCGCGGCAAGCTCGGGCAGGACCCCGCGCAGAACGTGACGACCGTGCGCCAGGCCGTGGCCGAATACCTGCAGGCATGGCAGCCGAAGACCGAACTCGCCAGCCTGCGCAAGCGCCTGGTCAGCCTGTCCTTCGATGCCGACGTGGTGCTTGACCTGCATTGCGACTTCGAAGCGGCGCTGCACCTCTACACCGAAACGCCCTGCTGGCCGAAGATCGAACCCCTGGCCCGGCTGCTCGGCGCCGAGGCCGTGCTGCTGGCCAAGAATTCCGGGGGCCTGTCATTCGACGAAGGCCTCTCCGGCCACTGGTGGCAACTCGCCGAAGCGCTGGCAGACGAATTGCCCGAAGGCGCCCTGCCCCAGGCCACGGCCAGCGCCACCATCGAGTTGCGCGGCGAGGCCGACGTCACGCATGCGCTCGGCCAGAAGGACGCCCTGGCCTTGTTCGGCTATCTGCAGCACCTGGGCGTGGTCCAAGGCCCGGCGCCCACGATGCCGGCCCTGCCGTGCGCGGCGACACCGCTTTCCGGCTCGCAAACGGTGGAGACGCCCGTGCCGGGCATCGTGGTGTTCACTGCCGCCGTGGGCCAGCGGCTGGCGGTCGGCGACACGGTGGCCGAAGTCATCGACCCGATCAACAACACCGTGCACCTGGCCCGTGCGGAAGTGGCCGGCGTGCTGTACGCGCGCATTGCCCGGCGCTACGTGATGGCCGGCGAGAAACTCGGCAACATCGCCGGCAGCGTGCCCTTCCGCACCGGCAACCTGCTCAGCGCATGA